The Polaribacter sp. MED152 region TGTAGATTAAATCATACAATAGATGCTTAGAAGTAATAAATTGATATGGAATTGCAGGACATTTATCTACATCTGGTGAAGTACCTAATGGAGTTGAATTAACAATAATGGTATAATCTTGCATGATTTCTTGAGATAAATCATTGTAAGAAATTTGCTTTTTCGTTTTTGGGTTTCTAGAAACAAACTTGTACTTAATATTGTTTAACTTTAATGCATATGCAATAGCTTTAGAGGCACCACCTGTTCCTAAAATTAGAGCTTTCTTATGGTGCTTTTCTAATAATGGTACTATTGATTTTTCGAAACCAACTACATCAGAATTGTAACCTTTTAAATTGCCTCTTTTAGTAATTTTAATAGTATTTACTGCCCCAATTTCTTTAGCAGTCTTATCTATTTTATCAAGATAAGCCATAACCTCTTCC contains the following coding sequences:
- a CDS encoding shikimate dehydrogenase, which encodes MGKEEKSKLFGLLGRDISYSFSRGYFTKKFSALNLEHHSYVNFDIPKIEDFPSIIENNESIKGINVTIPYKEEVMAYLDKIDKTAKEIGAVNTIKITKRGNLKGYNSDVVGFEKSIVPLLEKHHKKALILGTGGASKAIAYALKLNNIKYKFVSRNPKTKKQISYNDLSQEIMQDYTIIVNSTPLGTSPDVDKCPAIPYQFITSKHLLYDLIYNPEVSKFLANGKANGAKIKNGYEMLELQAEESWRIWNS